CCGTGGGGGATCGAATTTGCAAGATGGGGACGTGATTATGCCTTGGTATCATTCCTGTTTATTGCTACTTTCTATACAACGTACTTGGGGTTCAGTAACCGGCGCATAGACTATCTCGGTTTTGCTGTAGGATTCTGTATACTCTCTGTCGTAAATTCCATTATTGGATTTATATCCATCGGTGTCATTGGTTTAGGATTCGTGATCTGGGGATTGAAGCGTGAGACAATCCTGAAGCGGCGTAATATTATCGCTATCGCCATAGTTCTACTAATTATTCCCATCTATCGTGTCTTGTTCCATCTTGTAACGGGTGGTCCACTCGCTGGTATTGTAGATCATATTATCTATGCATACGTATTCTTGCTTCAGTTCAAGTTTGATCCGTATTTCCCAGCTGCGTACCATTCACACTTTACTATTGGATCAATTCTCTTCGTCATTAGCTCACTATCTCTTCTCTGTTTTGATTCAAAAAACGTTCGCGAAAACGCTTTCCTTCTCTTCTTCAGCTACGTCCCACTCGTGTTTATGAGCTACTACAATATCCATCACCAGCCGCGTTACCTCTATTTCTTCACCCCACTTTTCATTACAATGTGCCTTGTTGGAGTTGCCGTGTTCATTCGAGATCTCCTTAATTGGATTGACATTTCTGAGGGGACTCGCCGTCAGACAACGCTCATATTTGTGGTTATAATTGCGCTCTTTGCGTTCACTAACGTTGGTTACGCTACTGAGATTCCGACGCGGAATCACGGTGCTACCTATCAAGAACCGTTCTATTCGCCAACAACTGGACTTTCAACGTATGGGGACTCCAAGAGTCAGATGATTTATGTGGCGAATCATGCCGATCGAAATGATTCCGTCGTAACCACTGGGTTTCAGTACTATTACTACTATACTGGTGAACAACCCGACTACTGGCTCAGACCAGGAGGTCACGCCTCATTTATTCAGGAGACCCCCAACGGAACTCGCGTCCGCTACATGACTAAGACAGGCGCAATTACATCACCCGAAAAGCTAGTCTCTGTTGCGAACCATACCAAAGGGGAAGTTTGGATCGCTTACTGGCAAGGAGAAACAAACACCGGTCCGCGAGACGAGCTGACCTATCCAGCTCATATGATGGATCGAGGTTGTGATATTGAACGCGTATACGTTGGTGACGAGGAACTGGCAACAGTGTGGCGACTCAATAGCTGCTAGCAAAAAGCCAAACCAACAACTGTGTCTAGGGTGGTGTTTAGTTAGTGAAGTTATCCATTGAGAGGAGGCTTGGGACCAGGATTCGGCGGCGTACAGCCAGAACTGTTCGTCGTTGATCCGAATCACTGTTTCGTCGAGCGCGATCTGATTCGGTATCGACCAGATTCGGGCTGTGGATCGGCTTTCTGGACCCAGTCATGGATCGCTTTGCGACTCCGATTGCACTCAGTACTCCGAGTAATTCGGCGGTGACAAGCCCACAACGTGCGATTAAATACCTGACATCATCACCGGTCCGGATTCCGATCGTACTTTACAAAATCCGAACCGATCCGCTCTTTATGACCGGTGAGGTGGGCGATCTCTGGCATAGGGACCAATAAATCACACCTCACTTCACGCTCAACCAAGCACGACCGTGTGTCAGGAACAATATTATTTATACGCTCTGATGTGGTACTTGTCCCCAGCATCATCCGCTATCTCGATCGTGAACCCACATGATTTGAGTAGTTCGTGAATCTCTGTTTCTGAACTATCGAATTTCGGTAAATGGAGGCTATGAACCTCACAGTAGACGACCCTGCAGGCATCTTGTGACAGGACCTGCTCCATGCCTCGAAGCGCTTTGAGTTCTGCACCTTCAACATCGATCTTGACGACAGTTGGTTGAGGAAGTTCCCCATTTTCAACCAGTTCATCACCGGTCTGCATCTCTACATCCCTTTGCTCAACGCTTCCTTCCCCGTAAGACTCGAGGGATTCATTCACTTCAATAAGGTTATGTCCAGGTGCTACTGTAGTCGACTCGACCGCAATAGATAGAGTGACATCGCCAATGGTGTCCGAGAGTGCCTGCTCTTGTACGCTAGCCTCAATGTCGTTCAAGTTCAAATTGTCTCGGAGCCTATCGGCGTTTTTTGGATGAGGTTCAAATGAGACGACATCTATGTCTGCTGAACTAGCTCCGACAAGACAGGAATACACTCCGATGTTGGCTCCCACATCAAAGAATACATCGTCATCCTGAAGATCCGAAAGCAACGAACTGAGAACATCAAATTCAGTCATCGCACGAAGTCGTTCGTACTCATCGTGATCTGCAACTATAAACTGGGTTTCAGTATCCTGGACTTCCACCTTGTATCTCCCAGCAGAAACAGCGATTGTCGCCATCACACGTTCGTAGACGCGTTTCGTCGTGTTGAAGATTCCAACCGTTCGGAGTATCGACTGTAATGATCTGCCAATTTCACTCCGCCTGAGTGATTCGAATCTAGCCGCGAGTGTACTCAACGTGTTCATAAGCCCTGAATATCTGACTCTGTAAGTATGGTCTTTGCGGTGATATCACGAGTGGCGCATTTACCAATGACATCGTCGATCATTTTTGGGTCAAGTCCAGATTCGGGTCGGAGTGCGATGAGATTCTCCCTTTTAAACCGCTCTCCATCCGCGATACCGTTATCTACGGCGAGGCTTCGTCGCATCTGATGCCGTAGATCGTCTTCTGCATCAAGTGGGCCCTTAATCCTGTCTTCATTGCCTCTGATCGAATCAATCCATTCGGCATGTTTCACTATCTCAGACATTTCTTCTGGATTCGCAGAGAGGCGGTGATCACCGACTTTCTTCGATTTATTCAGTGTAAAATGCTTTTCGATAATTGTTGCTCCACGGGACATCGCCGCGCAGACAACATCAGGACCAACTGTATGATCGGAGTATCCGATTGGTACGTCGAACGCATCCGAAAGCCGGTCAAGCATCTGCAGGTTCGCGTCCGTCTGGTCGGTTGGATAAGCTCCTACACAGTGTAGAAGGTGGAGGCGGTCATTGGGAATTTCCGTGACAGCTCGTTCGATCTCCGCCATCGATGCGAAACCGGTTGACAGAACTACTGGAACCTCAAGGTCCTTAACGTACCGAAGTAGAGGGATATTCGTCAAGTCTCCAGAAGCGATCTTGACAAACGGACTTCGGCTGGCGACGAAGTCAGCCCAGCGCTCGTTGAACACACTCCCTGCAAAGTCGATCCCAGCTGTCTCGGCTTCATTAACAAGTTGTTCCCACTCTTCAAGCGTGAATTCGAGTTCTTTAAATCGTTCATATTGGCTATCATATTCGTCCCCGGCTAGTGGGAGTGGCGGTTCATCTTCTACGATGAGAGTTTCGGCGCTGTACAACTGGAATTTGACTGCGTGTGCACCAGCATCAGCGGCGGCGTGGATATACTTGATTGCAGTCTCAATATCGCCGCCGTGGTTACCGCCGACCTCTGCTATCACATACGGTTTGGTGGGTGGAAATTCATTCATGTGTTCTATTTCACTTCATCTGTGAATTTAGCTATTGCTTTTGCGATCCGTAACTGGAATTCCGTATCTATTTCGATGGTCGATTCCTCACGCTGGATGATGGCACGTATGTCCGTTCCCAGCGCAAAGTCTGTTTTATCCCAGTTTAGAAGCAATTTCGGTTTTCGGGCGTAAATCGCTCCTGTAAATCCAAAGGTATCTGGTCTGTCCTGCCGCTGATTCGGTGTTTCGTCAGTGATTCCCTCGAGCGGTGCAATACGATCTCCTTCAAGACGATACGCTCGGTGGGGATGCGTATCTGTGATCCGCTCTACGGCGACTACCGAGTCACAATCAGTGTTCCTCAATTTCACTGCCGCTTTGTCAACCTGTTCAGGTGTGGTAAAAGGGCTTGTCGGCTGGAGACAATGAATCTGTGTTGGTCGACTGTTCTCTTCGATGAGATACTCGAGTGCATGCTTTACGACGGCTATTACAGGGACATCATCTTGGGAGAGGCTCGCTGGCCGAATAAATGGGACCTCTGCGCCGTATTTTTGCCCGATCTCGGCGATCTCTTCGTCATCAGTTGACAATATTACCCTATCGATCCGCTCTGCGGCTAGTGCCGTTTCGATTTGATAGCTTACGAGTGGTTGTCCATCGATTGTCCGCAGGTTTTTACGCGGGACGCCCTTCGATCCCCCTCGAGCGGGAACAACCGCGACAGTATCACTCATCTTTTGTTGTGAGTCCTTGATAACTGGGTCGAAGTCCGTTTGTTTCCGCATCTAATACTTTCTCACACATCTTCAGATCAAACCAAGTGTCAATGTGTATTGCGTGATGCGGTTCCATGAGAACATGTCCGACATTGTCCCCCGTAAGTTCATCACGGTTATGTACGATACTTGGTTCGAACCCGTAAATGGCTCCATTTTCTTCGTATAGCGTCTCTCGCTCCTCTCTAAGTAATCTCTCCTCAAACAGTGGTTCCAATCCATACTTACCTGGTTGCCAGAGGAACTTTCGGTTTTCTGTGACACTAATAACTGAATCTACAGAGAACATATGCCAGGTGTCAACTACCTCATCAACGTTAATGGCTGTTTTTAGGGGGGAAACGTATTGTAGAAGGACGACAAAATCGGGATCATAGCATTCTGTCGTTCGAAGTTCTGTGAGCAGGTCTGCGATAACACTACTCAACGATACTTCAGACCCTACTAAGTTGTCTGGGCGGAGGTGTGGAACCTCAGCACCGGCTTTGCGGGCCGCAGTTGCGATCTCTTCTGACTCTGTAGAGACGACTAGTCGATCGATGCGATCTGCTTCCAGCATCTCAGTTACCGTATAGTCAAGAAGTGATTGATTGTCTACTTCCCAGAGAGCCAGCGGTGCGTCAGGAACTGAGGCGCTTTCCGGTGGTTCGATTCGTCGCTCACTCTGTGCTGGCACGACTCCAAGTACTTCCGCTTCGGCTGCTTCGTCTGCCAAATTCATGTCCACAAACTGGTCTTTAACGTTCCGTCGCGCTTCCAAACGTCCACTTAGATTCTGAGACATGCTGTCATTGTGTTGCCTATAATACATCAACGGAAGATTCACGTTACGTACGTTAAATCGGTTAACGAACCGGACCCAAAAATCATAATCTTCCTGGTAGCTGAGGGATTCGTTGTACCCACCAATAGCCTCCCACGCTTCCTTTCGATACATGGCGCCCGCTGCTAGCGGTGCACGGTTCAGCAGTTTCACCTCATCTTGGACCTTCAGCATTCGTACGTGGTTGAGTATTTCTCCCTCGCTATCAACAGTATAATAATCCGGGAAGACCAGATCGATCTCTGGATTTGCGTCAAGGTACGTGGATTCGACGGTGAGGATATTTTCGTCGAAAAAGTCGTCCGCGTCGAGACGTACAACATATTCTCCGTCAGCGGCTTCAATGCCGGCATTACATGCAGACGGGAGCCCCTCTCCTTCGAGACGGATAGTATGTAACCGTTCGGGATACTCAAACTTGGCCGCTCTTAGAATCTCTGGAGTCTCATCGGTTGAACCATCATCAACGACGATTACTTCGTACTGGTCGTAAGTCTGCGTAAGCGCGCTTTCGAGGCATTCTTCTAGAAAGTGTGCATAGTTATGAGCTGTAATAATAATACTGACCTTCGGATCCATTTATGTCACCGTTCTCTCTGGAAAGAGAGAATAGCGATCGGTTTAGGAGTTTCGTCTGCCGTTGCGAAGTGCTTCATTCGGTGGCATTGCTACCAGTCTTTCCAGTTCTTTTTTGATCGTCTTGATCGAGGATTCAGTAAAGAGATCCTCTCGCTTAATCGTGACAGATTGACTCAAAGAAATTTTGCTGGCCAAGTCTTCGGTGCTTTCTACGACAGTAGCATACCCCGATTCGGCAAGCGGTCGCGTATATTGGATGCTAGGGAGGTTTAGTAGAAATGTCTCTAACCCGAACATCAAACCCTCGTAAAGCGCAGTTGATCCGACACCGATCTGGGTTCTTGATTCTGCGAAGAGTCGATATAGCGGGGGATCATCTGATGAAACAACATTGATATCACTGCCTACTAACCATGGATACCGAGACTGCCATCCTTCGTATTCTCTCGGATGAAGTTTGTAGATAACTCTTGAGTCAGTGTGCCTGCTTACTTCTTGAGCAACTCTTGAAAGCGGTTCACCAATTGATTGCTGAGAAATAAATAAAATCTGGTCTTTTGTATCTGTGTTCTTATATTCTTCAACTTTAGATTCAAGATATGGGTATCCACAATCAATCAATCGCTCTTCTCCAATGGGAAAATCTGCCATCTCTCTCCAAAATGGGCCAAATAGAAACAAATAATCCGGGAAGTGTC
Above is a genomic segment from Halosimplex halophilum containing:
- a CDS encoding ArnT family glycosyltransferase; the protein is MFPTATSEFFLLSVAVVMLSTYLDIYINGVSSSVLMFARLFVVLSLSLFAVSYLIPVVSGGDPWIDPRTIWILIAAGGCLAYWSSVESQSDALNYKYQHPQVAKVHSKVQTLYTPDNRLWTGLLLLVFFLGSFLRFYNLGYLSLTSDEIYLGMSIKAIGEHWLPIYPDGTLYDRGLVHVYLGWIVTQIIGHGETAVRFPSALASSLTIPLLYFIARDFSGDKRIGIVAAATWALFPWGIEFARWGRDYALVSFLFIATFYTTYLGFSNRRIDYLGFAVGFCILSVVNSIIGFISIGVIGLGFVIWGLKRETILKRRNIIAIAIVLLIIPIYRVLFHLVTGGPLAGIVDHIIYAYVFLLQFKFDPYFPAAYHSHFTIGSILFVISSLSLLCFDSKNVRENAFLLFFSYVPLVFMSYYNIHHQPRYLYFFTPLFITMCLVGVAVFIRDLLNWIDISEGTRRQTTLIFVVIIALFAFTNVGYATEIPTRNHGATYQEPFYSPTTGLSTYGDSKSQMIYVANHADRNDSVVTTGFQYYYYYTGEQPDYWLRPGGHASFIQETPNGTRVRYMTKTGAITSPEKLVSVANHTKGEVWIAYWQGETNTGPRDELTYPAHMMDRGCDIERVYVGDEELATVWRLNSC
- a CDS encoding FkbM family methyltransferase, which encodes MATIAVSAGRYKVEVQDTETQFIVADHDEYERLRAMTEFDVLSSLLSDLQDDDVFFDVGANIGVYSCLVGASSADIDVVSFEPHPKNADRLRDNLNLNDIEASVQEQALSDTIGDVTLSIAVESTTVAPGHNLIEVNESLESYGEGSVEQRDVEMQTGDELVENGELPQPTVVKIDVEGAELKALRGMEQVLSQDACRVVYCEVHSLHLPKFDSSETEIHELLKSCGFTIEIADDAGDKYHIRAYK
- a CDS encoding N-acetylneuraminate synthase family protein, whose protein sequence is MIAEVGGNHGGDIETAIKYIHAAADAGAHAVKFQLYSAETLIVEDEPPLPLAGDEYDSQYERFKELEFTLEEWEQLVNEAETAGIDFAGSVFNERWADFVASRSPFVKIASGDLTNIPLLRYVKDLEVPVVLSTGFASMAEIERAVTEIPNDRLHLLHCVGAYPTDQTDANLQMLDRLSDAFDVPIGYSDHTVGPDVVCAAMSRGATIIEKHFTLNKSKKVGDHRLSANPEEMSEIVKHAEWIDSIRGNEDRIKGPLDAEDDLRHQMRRSLAVDNGIADGERFKRENLIALRPESGLDPKMIDDVIGKCATRDITAKTILTESDIQGL
- a CDS encoding acylneuraminate cytidylyltransferase family protein, whose amino-acid sequence is MSDTVAVVPARGGSKGVPRKNLRTIDGQPLVSYQIETALAAERIDRVILSTDDEEIAEIGQKYGAEVPFIRPASLSQDDVPVIAVVKHALEYLIEENSRPTQIHCLQPTSPFTTPEQVDKAAVKLRNTDCDSVVAVERITDTHPHRAYRLEGDRIAPLEGITDETPNQRQDRPDTFGFTGAIYARKPKLLLNWDKTDFALGTDIRAIIQREESTIEIDTEFQLRIAKAIAKFTDEVK
- a CDS encoding glycosyltransferase family 2 protein, encoding MDPKVSIIITAHNYAHFLEECLESALTQTYDQYEVIVVDDGSTDETPEILRAAKFEYPERLHTIRLEGEGLPSACNAGIEAADGEYVVRLDADDFFDENILTVESTYLDANPEIDLVFPDYYTVDSEGEILNHVRMLKVQDEVKLLNRAPLAAGAMYRKEAWEAIGGYNESLSYQEDYDFWVRFVNRFNVRNVNLPLMYYRQHNDSMSQNLSGRLEARRNVKDQFVDMNLADEAAEAEVLGVVPAQSERRIEPPESASVPDAPLALWEVDNQSLLDYTVTEMLEADRIDRLVVSTESEEIATAARKAGAEVPHLRPDNLVGSEVSLSSVIADLLTELRTTECYDPDFVVLLQYVSPLKTAINVDEVVDTWHMFSVDSVISVTENRKFLWQPGKYGLEPLFEERLLREERETLYEENGAIYGFEPSIVHNRDELTGDNVGHVLMEPHHAIHIDTWFDLKMCEKVLDAETNGLRPSYQGLTTKDE